A section of the Verrucomicrobium sp. GAS474 genome encodes:
- a CDS encoding family 43 glycosylhydrolase produces the protein MTIRLRAGHSILLLLILFVCLALPQVQAQVPILPDFHADPSARVFGGKLYVYPTHDIAGMQHWDEVDWHVFSTDDMVKWTDHGVIFSLKEISWADKEAWAPDCIERNGKYYFYFPAGGQIGVAVGDSPTGPFKDALGKPLIASKEAGIRYCIDPAVFIDDDGHAYLYYGGGRQLGVVKLKDDMITRDGAIQVLDMANFYEGVWIHKRNGIYYASYPTRPGGAAQANVMVYSMAKNPLGPWEYKGEIIDNHSPNVHGSITEFKGQAYLFYHAALFPGRRERQTCVEPLFYNADGTIKPIRMSQPEASTSSTLPESK, from the coding sequence ATGACGATTCGACTCCGCGCGGGGCATAGCATTCTTCTGCTGCTCATTTTGTTTGTGTGTCTCGCCTTGCCCCAGGTTCAGGCACAGGTTCCGATTTTGCCCGATTTTCATGCGGACCCCTCGGCCAGAGTCTTTGGCGGGAAGCTCTACGTTTACCCCACCCATGACATCGCCGGAATGCAGCATTGGGACGAGGTCGATTGGCATGTGTTCTCCACGGATGACATGGTGAAGTGGACGGACCACGGAGTCATTTTCAGCCTGAAGGAGATCTCTTGGGCGGACAAGGAGGCATGGGCGCCGGATTGCATCGAGCGGAACGGAAAATATTACTTCTATTTTCCCGCGGGAGGGCAAATCGGGGTCGCCGTCGGCGATTCACCGACCGGTCCGTTCAAGGACGCGCTCGGCAAGCCGTTGATTGCCTCGAAGGAGGCCGGTATCCGGTATTGCATCGATCCGGCGGTCTTCATCGATGACGACGGTCATGCTTACCTCTATTACGGAGGGGGAAGGCAATTGGGTGTGGTGAAGCTGAAAGACGACATGATCACACGGGACGGAGCGATTCAGGTTCTCGACATGGCGAACTTCTACGAGGGTGTCTGGATTCATAAGCGCAATGGCATCTATTACGCGAGTTATCCCACGCGCCCCGGCGGAGCGGCCCAGGCCAACGTGATGGTCTACAGCATGGCGAAGAATCCCCTGGGGCCCTGGGAATACAAGGGAGAGATCATCGACAATCATTCCCCGAACGTCCATGGCTCGATCACGGAGTTCAAAGGGCAGGCATATCTCTTTTACCACGCCGCTCTTTTTCCGGGTCGGCGGGAGCGGCAAACCTGCGTCGAGCCCCTTTTCTACAATGCTGATGGGACCATCAAACCGATCCGGATGTCGCAACCCGAGGCTTCGACCTCTTCGACTCTTCCTGAGTCCAAATAA
- a CDS encoding rhamnogalacturonan acetylesterase, whose translation MKTLMLVRSLLILTFGCGCAIAQDVPNASKLKIGIIGDSTVCNYPAGSRQEGWGEELPSYFSADTTFLNTAEKGRSTKTFPAAHWKQILDFKPDYVLIQFGHNDSHEKSRPEATDAATDFRENLKRYIAEARASGIVAVLVTPVHRRTFDESGHLTTELEPYVTAMREVAKEVDTPLVDLYQASGVFFESLGEKASDTLTMNTVSNADQQGKPDRTHFTTKGAKAIAGLVATELAKVDPKLMAAVLPSMSASSSTPAIPPTNP comes from the coding sequence ATGAAAACCCTCATGCTGGTACGGTCCTTGCTGATCCTCACCTTCGGTTGCGGTTGTGCCATCGCCCAGGACGTTCCGAATGCCTCGAAACTGAAGATCGGGATCATCGGGGATTCGACGGTGTGCAATTATCCTGCCGGATCGCGGCAGGAGGGCTGGGGAGAGGAGCTGCCCTCCTATTTCTCGGCCGATACGACGTTCCTGAACACCGCCGAGAAGGGGAGGAGTACGAAGACGTTTCCCGCTGCCCACTGGAAGCAGATCCTCGACTTCAAGCCCGACTACGTCCTGATCCAGTTCGGCCACAACGATTCCCATGAGAAGAGCCGCCCGGAAGCGACCGACGCCGCCACCGACTTCCGCGAGAACCTCAAGCGTTACATCGCCGAGGCGAGGGCGAGTGGGATCGTCGCGGTCCTCGTCACGCCGGTCCACCGGCGGACGTTCGACGAATCGGGCCACCTCACCACGGAACTGGAGCCCTACGTGACGGCGATGCGCGAGGTGGCGAAGGAAGTCGATACCCCCCTCGTCGATCTCTACCAGGCGAGCGGCGTCTTCTTCGAATCGCTCGGCGAGAAGGCGAGCGATACGCTCACGATGAACACCGTCAGCAATGCCGACCAGCAGGGCAAGCCCGACCGCACCCACTTTACCACGAAGGGAGCGAAGGCCATCGCCGGTCTGGTGGCGACGGAACTGGCGAAGGTTGATCCCAAGTTGATGGCGGCGGTTCTCCCCTCCATGTCGGCGAGTTCTTCGACTCCGGCGATTCCCCCCACAAATCCATGA
- a CDS encoding glycoside hydrolase family 28 protein translates to MALLLGVIKIIDAQSESVFMKIFRSLLLAGLGLFGWASLLAVGAHGEGDETRRFNVRDFGAVGDGVTKETLAIQKALDACAEAGGGEVLFPEGTYLTGSIELKSHVHLVLDAKAVLQGSGDKADYPLGTARWEGLMALAYLALLRADHAEDLAITGAGTIQGDAKIGTLRNPRAPTLIEFTECKKILLDGPTLHSTHIWTFHPTFCEDVTVRNLMVQTYGSNSDGVDPDSCRHVVIDNCTFETGDDNIAIKSGKGQEGVKVGRPCEDISITNCTFVKGAAAIALGSELSGGISNVRVSHCKFSQGWVAIQLKSRAGRAGYIRDFVAEDIDVGPEPMLWVETDYKYNPDPQGVAGPEGFTKFENIRISNARVNGKSVVSIKATPDNPADGIVLENITGTCSEPWIIKNASNVTLRDIHVSGFKGPFLSLENASGTGLDQDKH, encoded by the coding sequence GTGGCCCTGCTGCTGGGTGTCATTAAGATAATCGACGCCCAAAGCGAAAGTGTCTTCATGAAAATATTTCGCTCCCTCCTCCTGGCTGGATTAGGTCTTTTCGGTTGGGCGTCTCTCCTTGCGGTCGGTGCCCATGGAGAGGGGGACGAAACCCGACGCTTCAATGTCAGAGATTTCGGTGCCGTCGGCGACGGGGTGACAAAAGAGACCTTGGCCATCCAGAAGGCTCTCGACGCCTGTGCCGAGGCCGGGGGAGGGGAAGTGCTTTTCCCCGAGGGGACGTATCTGACGGGAAGTATCGAACTCAAAAGCCACGTCCACCTTGTTCTCGATGCCAAGGCGGTTCTCCAGGGCAGCGGAGACAAGGCCGATTACCCGTTGGGGACGGCCCGTTGGGAAGGGCTGATGGCACTTGCTTATCTGGCTCTCCTGCGTGCTGACCATGCTGAGGATCTCGCGATCACGGGGGCGGGGACGATTCAGGGAGACGCAAAGATCGGCACTCTGCGGAATCCGAGGGCTCCGACGCTGATCGAGTTCACGGAGTGCAAAAAGATCCTTCTCGACGGTCCCACGCTCCACAGCACCCATATTTGGACTTTCCATCCCACGTTCTGCGAGGACGTGACGGTGAGGAACCTGATGGTCCAGACCTACGGCTCGAATTCGGACGGAGTCGATCCCGATTCGTGCCGCCACGTGGTGATCGACAACTGTACCTTTGAGACGGGCGACGACAATATCGCGATCAAGTCGGGGAAGGGACAGGAGGGCGTCAAGGTGGGGCGTCCCTGCGAGGACATCTCGATCACGAATTGTACGTTCGTAAAGGGCGCTGCCGCCATCGCCCTGGGTAGCGAGCTTTCCGGAGGGATCAGCAATGTGCGGGTGAGCCACTGCAAGTTCAGCCAGGGCTGGGTCGCCATCCAGTTGAAGAGCCGGGCGGGAAGGGCGGGCTACATCAGGGACTTCGTCGCGGAGGACATCGATGTCGGTCCCGAGCCGATGCTCTGGGTCGAGACCGACTACAAGTACAACCCCGATCCCCAGGGAGTCGCCGGTCCGGAAGGCTTTACGAAGTTCGAGAACATCCGCATCTCCAACGCCCGGGTGAACGGCAAAAGCGTCGTCTCCATCAAGGCCACCCCCGACAATCCGGCCGACGGGATCGTGCTGGAGAACATCACTGGCACCTGTTCGGAACCCTGGATTATCAAGAATGCCTCGAACGTGACCCTTAGGGATATCCACGTCTCGGGCTTCAAGGGGCCGTTTCTTTCGCTGGAAAACGCGAGCGGGACGGGGCTCGATCAGGATAAGCACTGA
- a CDS encoding galactosylceramidase, whose amino-acid sequence MKPPLFRNPHGWIISRVLLRPALLGWTLVLSPIVAHPTPEETSPEAQAIELRGDAGGRQFDGIGAVNGGGATSVLLKDYPEPQRSQILDLLFKPKFGASTSAVLVEIPGDANSTQGSMPSHMHERGDLSASRGYTWWILQEAKKRNPAITLDALAWSAPGWIGKGQFWSQDMCDYYVKWIEELKKAYGLDLDAVGCRNEKGVNLDFPKKLRATLNEAGFQKVKIHGFDNFSKTKFDWASEMLTDAALRDSVDIISAHTFLAMPAPPEVRALADRLGKPIWNSEEHVYKKGFDCEISIVQAMNENFIISGATKVMFWYDVAGVYPMEPYSEDPSMLLARSPWSGHYEIREALWAYAHYGQFSQTGWQYLNGGCGNLKGGGTFVTLKSPENDYSVIVETKGAPSPQRVRFTVGGGLSSKELCVWRSNEKEQFVQQEKIVPDQGSFTLILEPDSVYSLSTTTGQQKGSFPDIPPDKPFPFPYYETFEEYGSPEQWGYLPRYTADISGAFEIAERPDHQGKCLHQSVPIQPLSWAPEWLPYTILGDDRWSDYEISADISLGQGESGGVMGRVNHVGTGYGTIPKGYFLQLASDGQCRLVVVRGKAPKKPVGDVEQQALLKAQGKQEGEWGEKVLATASLPNIAPGQWHNVKLRFSGSAITGLVDGAPVLSAMDTLYPRGMAGLIAGGGKTFSGAYFDNLLIHAPDAPLPSPTPANAGTAPLYKSQDKP is encoded by the coding sequence ATGAAGCCACCCCTCTTCAGGAATCCGCATGGATGGATCATTTCCCGCGTCTTGCTGCGGCCCGCCCTCCTCGGGTGGACCCTCGTTCTCAGCCCTATCGTAGCCCACCCCACACCGGAGGAAACGTCTCCCGAAGCTCAGGCAATCGAACTTAGAGGGGACGCCGGCGGCAGGCAGTTCGACGGGATCGGTGCCGTGAACGGAGGGGGAGCCACCTCGGTTTTGCTCAAGGATTATCCCGAACCCCAGCGGAGCCAGATCCTCGACCTTCTCTTCAAGCCCAAGTTCGGCGCCTCGACGAGCGCGGTCCTGGTTGAAATCCCCGGCGACGCCAATTCCACCCAAGGCTCGATGCCCTCCCACATGCATGAGCGGGGAGACCTCAGTGCCAGCCGGGGCTATACGTGGTGGATTTTGCAGGAAGCCAAGAAGCGCAATCCCGCCATCACCCTCGACGCCCTCGCATGGAGCGCTCCGGGGTGGATCGGCAAGGGCCAATTCTGGTCGCAGGACATGTGCGACTACTACGTGAAATGGATTGAGGAACTCAAGAAGGCCTACGGTCTCGATCTCGACGCCGTCGGATGCCGCAATGAAAAAGGGGTGAACCTCGATTTCCCCAAGAAACTCCGCGCCACGCTGAACGAAGCCGGCTTTCAGAAGGTCAAAATCCACGGCTTCGACAATTTCTCGAAGACCAAATTCGACTGGGCCTCCGAAATGCTGACCGACGCGGCGTTGCGCGACTCCGTCGACATCATCAGCGCCCATACCTTCCTGGCGATGCCCGCGCCGCCCGAGGTCCGCGCCCTGGCCGACCGGCTGGGCAAGCCGATCTGGAACAGCGAGGAGCACGTCTATAAAAAGGGGTTCGACTGCGAAATCAGCATCGTCCAGGCCATGAACGAGAACTTCATCATCAGCGGCGCGACCAAGGTCATGTTCTGGTACGACGTCGCGGGGGTCTATCCGATGGAACCCTATTCGGAAGATCCGTCCATGCTGCTGGCCCGGTCCCCCTGGAGCGGCCACTATGAGATCCGCGAGGCGCTCTGGGCTTACGCCCACTATGGCCAATTCTCCCAGACAGGGTGGCAGTACCTCAACGGCGGTTGCGGCAACCTGAAGGGCGGCGGCACCTTCGTCACGCTGAAGTCCCCGGAAAACGACTACAGCGTGATCGTCGAAACCAAAGGCGCCCCTTCGCCCCAGCGCGTCCGCTTCACCGTCGGCGGCGGCCTCTCCAGCAAGGAACTTTGCGTCTGGCGGAGCAACGAGAAAGAGCAATTCGTCCAACAGGAGAAAATCGTTCCAGACCAGGGCAGCTTCACCCTCATTCTGGAGCCCGACTCCGTCTACTCCCTCTCCACCACCACGGGACAGCAAAAGGGCTCCTTCCCCGACATTCCGCCCGACAAACCCTTCCCCTTCCCCTACTATGAAACCTTCGAGGAATACGGCTCTCCCGAACAATGGGGATACCTGCCCCGATACACCGCCGATATCAGCGGCGCGTTCGAGATCGCCGAGCGTCCCGATCATCAAGGGAAATGCCTACACCAGTCCGTCCCGATCCAGCCACTTTCGTGGGCTCCGGAATGGCTTCCTTACACCATCCTCGGAGATGACCGGTGGAGCGATTACGAGATCAGTGCCGACATCTCGCTCGGCCAAGGCGAATCGGGCGGCGTCATGGGTCGCGTGAATCACGTGGGCACCGGCTACGGAACCATCCCCAAAGGCTATTTCCTCCAATTGGCATCGGACGGTCAATGCCGCCTCGTCGTCGTTCGGGGTAAAGCCCCCAAGAAACCCGTCGGCGATGTGGAACAACAAGCACTGCTCAAGGCCCAAGGGAAGCAAGAGGGCGAATGGGGAGAAAAGGTACTGGCCACCGCTTCCCTTCCCAATATCGCCCCGGGCCAGTGGCACAACGTAAAACTCCGTTTCTCAGGATCGGCGATCACAGGGCTGGTCGATGGCGCGCCCGTCCTTTCGGCCATGGACACCCTCTATCCGCGGGGCATGGCGGGACTGATCGCCGGGGGAGGGAAAACCTTCAGCGGCGCCTATTTCGACAACCTGCTCATCCACGCCCCCGATGCTCCCCTTCCCTCGCCGACGCCGGCCAATGCAGGAACAGCCCCTCTGTATAAAAGCCAGGACAAACCCTAG
- a CDS encoding MFS transporter, translated as MGVTRFRWVICALLFFATTILYVDRQILSLLKPILDDQMGWTATQFGAINAGFQAAYGVSLLFFGWLIDRWGTKRGYALSIGAWSIAAVGHALVGGIGSFAVARVALGLGEGGNFPGAIKAVAQWFPRAERALATSLFNSGANVGATLAPAIIPPIALSLGWHGAYVLVGLTGVVWLFLWWRFFDDPTRSDRVSEAELAHIESDPGDPGDAGAAMTWREVLRHREAWSFIAGKFLTDPIWWFFLIWLPDFFKKTRGLDIKGSWALLVGVYGIVTVLSLFGGWVTGWLVKLGWTVTRARKTGMALFALCVVPIAFATRVGDWTAVILIGLAGAAHQAWSANLYSTVSDMFPKRAVAAIVGLGGMAGSIGAMIFPIVSGVILDRFTEGYAILFGFCSGAYILAFVVNHLLAPRFERVRLD; from the coding sequence ATGGGAGTGACGCGCTTCCGCTGGGTCATCTGCGCGCTTCTCTTCTTCGCCACGACGATTCTCTACGTCGATCGCCAGATTCTCTCGCTCCTCAAGCCGATCCTCGACGATCAGATGGGGTGGACGGCGACCCAGTTCGGCGCGATCAACGCCGGATTCCAGGCTGCCTACGGCGTCAGTCTCCTCTTCTTCGGCTGGCTGATCGACCGCTGGGGGACGAAGCGTGGCTACGCCCTTTCCATCGGAGCGTGGAGCATCGCCGCGGTCGGGCATGCGCTCGTGGGCGGCATCGGCAGCTTTGCTGTGGCGCGAGTGGCGCTCGGGCTGGGCGAGGGGGGGAATTTCCCGGGAGCGATCAAGGCGGTGGCACAGTGGTTCCCCCGGGCGGAGCGGGCCTTGGCGACGAGCCTATTCAACTCGGGCGCGAACGTGGGGGCGACGCTGGCCCCGGCGATCATTCCGCCCATCGCCCTCTCGCTCGGCTGGCACGGAGCCTACGTCCTCGTCGGCCTCACTGGCGTGGTCTGGCTGTTCCTCTGGTGGCGCTTCTTCGACGACCCCACGCGTTCGGATCGCGTCTCCGAGGCCGAGCTGGCCCATATCGAGTCCGACCCCGGCGATCCGGGCGACGCCGGGGCGGCGATGACGTGGCGCGAGGTCTTGCGCCATCGCGAGGCGTGGTCCTTCATCGCGGGCAAGTTCCTGACCGATCCGATCTGGTGGTTCTTCCTGATCTGGCTCCCCGACTTCTTCAAGAAGACGCGCGGCCTCGACATCAAGGGAAGCTGGGCGCTCCTCGTCGGCGTCTACGGGATCGTCACGGTGCTAAGCCTTTTCGGCGGCTGGGTTACGGGATGGCTCGTCAAGCTGGGCTGGACGGTCACCCGCGCGCGGAAGACCGGTATGGCGCTCTTCGCGCTCTGCGTCGTTCCCATCGCTTTCGCCACGCGGGTCGGGGATTGGACGGCGGTGATTCTCATCGGTTTGGCCGGGGCCGCCCACCAGGCCTGGTCGGCGAACCTTTACTCGACGGTCTCGGACATGTTCCCGAAGCGGGCGGTGGCCGCGATCGTCGGCCTCGGCGGGATGGCCGGATCGATCGGGGCGATGATCTTCCCCATTGTCTCGGGGGTGATCCTCGACCGCTTCACGGAGGGCTACGCGATCCTCTTCGGCTTTTGCTCGGGTGCCTACATCCTGGCGTTTGTCGTGAATCATCTTCTGGCCCCCCGATTTGAGCGGGTGCGCCTCGATTGA
- a CDS encoding glycosyl hydrolase 115 family protein, with the protein MRTALWLLVLGVGMARAAVPIVEQEASPEDAPLVAAGKATPLYYDAGDAKVVQIAVRLLSEDVERVTGSKPEVRTTAPEPGADVVFVGTLGKSPLIDGLVAAGKFDAGDVKGKWESWVVATVVDPVPGIHRALVIAGADRRGTAFGVFSLSEALGVSPWYWWADVPATHRAAAFVKAGRYVQASPAVKYRGIFLNDEDWGLQPWAAKTFEPETKDIGPKTYAKIFELLLRLRANTIWPAMHPCTKAFNLYPENKRVADDYAIVMGSSHAEPMLRDNVTEWDAASRGEWNYQTNGENVKKYWEERVSENGAYENLYTLGMRGIHDGAMPAKGTTEEKARLMEKIFADQRDMLSRLVNPDLAKVGQIFVPYKEVLKIYQAGLRVPEDVTLVWVDDNYGYIRQLSDAGEQKRSGGAGVYYHLSYWGSPADYLWLCTTPPALTWEEMTKAYDYGTRNVWIANVGDIKPGEIGMEWFLQLAWDVDGRRDFNQRKWLAAWAGRQFGTENADAIGAILDEYYRLNYAPKPEHLDSKEVRFTPSEGAARLERFARLLEQLEVVEAKLAANQKSSFLELVAYPVRGAARMNQKFLAAAAGDDAKSTAAYEAIRKETAAYNAVENGKWSLMMDIAPRKQKVFGPAAKEAGDGEPAWPQGTLAMEAEHYARAMDRGPGRWTVIDGLARSGNAVGVLPATDFVAIPPESIATQAPGLEYDVETRLSGPVTVTLYCLPTHAVYPGRKLRYAVAIDDEKPTVVDIETSADDKKEGAWSGNVLRGAAIHASAHTLAAPGRHTIKVWSLDPGLLYDKVVLSSQPLPYSFYGPPENVPVPSRSTL; encoded by the coding sequence ATGAGGACGGCACTCTGGCTTTTGGTGCTCGGCGTCGGGATGGCGCGCGCCGCGGTGCCGATCGTCGAGCAGGAAGCCAGCCCCGAGGACGCTCCTCTCGTCGCGGCAGGGAAGGCGACGCCTCTTTATTACGATGCGGGTGACGCCAAGGTCGTCCAGATCGCGGTGCGGCTCCTTTCGGAGGACGTGGAGCGGGTGACAGGGAGCAAACCCGAAGTCCGGACGACGGCGCCGGAGCCGGGAGCCGACGTGGTCTTCGTCGGGACGTTGGGCAAGAGTCCGCTGATCGACGGCCTGGTGGCGGCAGGGAAGTTCGACGCGGGGGATGTGAAGGGGAAGTGGGAATCGTGGGTGGTCGCCACCGTCGTCGATCCCGTCCCGGGCATCCATCGGGCGCTCGTCATCGCCGGGGCCGACCGGCGCGGCACGGCGTTCGGGGTGTTCAGCCTCTCGGAGGCCCTCGGCGTCTCGCCCTGGTATTGGTGGGCCGACGTCCCGGCAACCCATCGCGCCGCCGCCTTCGTGAAGGCGGGGCGCTACGTCCAGGCTTCTCCGGCGGTGAAGTATCGCGGCATCTTTCTCAACGACGAGGATTGGGGGCTGCAACCCTGGGCCGCGAAGACGTTCGAGCCTGAGACGAAGGACATCGGCCCCAAGACCTACGCGAAGATCTTCGAACTGCTGCTCCGACTGCGGGCGAACACGATCTGGCCCGCGATGCATCCTTGCACGAAGGCCTTCAATCTCTATCCCGAGAACAAGCGGGTGGCCGACGACTACGCGATCGTCATGGGCTCGTCCCATGCGGAACCGATGTTGCGGGACAACGTCACCGAGTGGGACGCCGCCTCGCGCGGCGAATGGAACTACCAGACCAACGGAGAGAACGTGAAGAAGTACTGGGAGGAGCGCGTCTCCGAGAACGGGGCCTACGAGAACCTCTACACGCTGGGGATGCGGGGCATCCACGACGGCGCGATGCCCGCCAAGGGGACGACGGAGGAGAAGGCCCGGCTCATGGAGAAGATCTTCGCCGACCAGCGGGACATGCTCTCCCGCCTCGTGAACCCGGACCTTGCGAAGGTCGGCCAGATCTTCGTCCCCTACAAGGAGGTGCTGAAGATCTATCAGGCGGGGCTACGTGTGCCGGAGGATGTCACTCTGGTCTGGGTCGACGACAACTACGGCTACATCCGCCAACTTTCCGATGCCGGGGAACAGAAGCGTTCCGGCGGCGCGGGAGTCTACTACCATCTCTCCTACTGGGGCAGCCCCGCCGACTATCTCTGGCTTTGCACCACGCCCCCCGCCCTGACCTGGGAGGAGATGACGAAGGCCTACGATTACGGGACGCGCAACGTTTGGATCGCCAACGTTGGCGATATCAAGCCGGGGGAAATCGGCATGGAATGGTTCCTCCAACTCGCCTGGGACGTCGACGGGCGGCGGGACTTCAACCAGCGGAAGTGGCTGGCCGCCTGGGCAGGACGGCAGTTCGGAACGGAGAATGCCGACGCCATCGGCGCGATCCTCGACGAGTACTACCGGCTCAACTACGCCCCGAAGCCGGAGCATCTCGACTCCAAGGAAGTCCGCTTCACGCCGTCCGAGGGGGCGGCGCGGCTCGAAAGATTCGCGCGCCTGCTTGAGCAGCTCGAAGTCGTCGAGGCGAAGCTCGCAGCAAACCAGAAATCGTCCTTCCTCGAACTCGTCGCCTACCCGGTCCGAGGCGCGGCCCGGATGAACCAGAAGTTCCTTGCCGCCGCAGCGGGAGACGACGCGAAATCGACAGCCGCCTACGAGGCGATCCGCAAGGAAACAGCCGCGTACAACGCCGTCGAAAACGGGAAGTGGTCCCTGATGATGGATATCGCCCCCCGGAAGCAGAAGGTTTTCGGTCCGGCGGCGAAGGAAGCGGGGGACGGAGAACCGGCGTGGCCTCAGGGGACGCTGGCCATGGAGGCGGAGCACTATGCCCGGGCGATGGATCGGGGGCCGGGGAGGTGGACGGTGATCGATGGCTTGGCGCGATCGGGGAACGCCGTTGGCGTCCTGCCGGCGACCGATTTCGTTGCGATCCCTCCCGAGTCGATCGCGACCCAGGCTCCCGGCCTCGAGTACGACGTCGAAACCCGGCTCTCCGGCCCGGTCACCGTCACCCTCTATTGCCTGCCCACCCATGCGGTTTATCCCGGGCGGAAATTGCGCTATGCGGTGGCGATCGACGACGAGAAACCGACGGTGGTCGATATCGAGACCTCCGCCGACGACAAGAAGGAGGGAGCCTGGTCGGGCAACGTCCTGCGCGGCGCGGCGATTCATGCGAGCGCCCACACCCTGGCCGCGCCGGGACGGCACACGATCAAGGTCTGGAGTCTCGATCCCGGGTTGCTGTACGACAAGGTCGTCCTTTCGTCGCAGCCGCTGCCCTATTCTTTCTACGGCCCTCCGGAAAACGTTCCGGTGCCTTCCCGGTCCACGCTGTAA